A stretch of DNA from Verrucomicrobiia bacterium:
GCAAGGTGCCGAACAGTCTTTTCCCAACTCAGAACTTCGGCCAGCTCTGCCGTTTGGGCTTCGCCCTTACCTGGCCCATAGCGCTGGTCGTCTTGTTGGGTGTTTTGGTTTTGATCTTCCGCAAGTGAACTGACCATGCCGTGGTTGAAGAAAAAACCGGATCCGTTGACCGATCGCGCGAAGGAGCTTTCGCGCGAGATCGCCCAGCTTGAAGCGGAGATCCAGAAGTTGAGCAACCGCAAGGAAACGCCTCGCCCGGCCGTTCGCTCGACCGCCTTGCCATCTGAGAGCGGTCCGGTCCCTGTCCGCCCTCAGCCGCGTCCCGTGCATGATCCGGTCTTTGAAGAAGTGAATGCCCGCAAGATCGCCGCTTCTACTGAACCAGAGAATACCGATGCTCACTACAACGACCTGGGTGTGCGAAAGTATGACCTGCTTGCCCTATGGCGGCGCATCCGAAACCATTTCTACGGGCCACCGGCGCATAGTCCCAAACTGATCAATTATCTGGCTGCGGGCAGCATTCATGGCTTGCGTCCGTTGCGCTATGAATCTCGGGTAGCCCGTAACCGTTTTATCTTTTACTCTGTCTGTCTGGTCATTGTCCTTTGGATAGTGGTGGCCAGATTCCTAGGCCGCTGATTGGCAATGTCGATTACGATTCTTGCAGTGATACTTGTTCTGGTCGTGCTGGCTTACCTCATCATAGGTGGTCGTGATTGAATGACGTTCCCACATCACATCATCACTCCTCTGGGCAATTTTTGCGCACTCTATTCCGCTCACGGCCTCGCTTCGCTCGATTTCCCCAACCAATCCTACACGCTGCCGGAACTCTTCGGTGAACCAACGGAATCCGATTTGAAGAAATGGCAGGCGCAAACGGAAACTGCCCTGAACGAAATGCTCTCCGGCAAAGCGCCGAAACAATTACCACCGCTGGATATCTCCACCGGCACTGAATTTCAACGTACCCTCTGGCAGCAACTGCTTGCCATCCCGCTTGGTCGCACGCGCACTTACGGTGAACTTGCTGCCATTCTTGGCAAACCCTCCGCTTCCCGCGCCATCGGCATGGCCTGCGGAACGAATCCAATTCCAGTGATCATCCCCTGCCATCGCGTCGTTGCCGCGAATGGCCGCATGGGCGGCTTCGGCGGCGGCCCGGAATGGAAACGCCGTCTGTTACAGATTGAAAGCATCCTCCTCGCCTAGACTGGTAGGGCGCAGTGTCCTCACTGCGCCGATGACGAAGCCAATAGCAACCCAATTGTCTATTGTTTACTGATGCCAATGACAACGCGGAAAGAGCAATCAAGGGTTATTGACGCCACAATGCTTTCAGACGGGTGGCATGTTTGGGCTTCGCCGACAGCCCGGTGAGAACACCGGCCCTACCCACCTCGCTCATGCCTTCTTCTTATGCGGACTCGGTTTCACTTTCACCTGCGGATACTTCGAAGCCGTCCTGACCGGTTTGCGCGACTGGTTGATTTTGCCCTTGGATAAATCGATGAACTCCATCTGGCTACGATGTGGCGCCTCTCTCTTGGCCAAGGGCGGAACCACATACACCCCGTTCGATTGAAGTTGCCTCGCCTTCACATTGTCTGCGAGCGGTAAGGCCAGCATCTCATCCATGATCCGTCCGCGCAGGCGTCCGTCCTCGATCGGAAACACCACTTCGATACGGCTGAAGAAATTACGCGGCATCCAGTCAGCACTGCCCACGAACACTTCCGGCTGGCACGCATTCTCGAAATAGAAAATGCGGCTGTGTTCCAAGAAACGGTCAACGATGCTTCGCACGCGAATATTTTCGCTCACACCTTTCATCTGCGGACGCAAACAGCAGATGCCGCGCACGATAAGATCGATCTGGACGCCCGCTTGCGAAGCATCATACATCGTTTCGATCACTTCCGGGTCCACCAGTGAATTCATCTTCGCGATGATCCGTGCAGGCAATCCTTTGCGTGCATTTTCCGCTTCACGCTGGATGAGGCGCATGATGGTGTCATGCAACTCAAACGGTGCCGTGAGGAATTTCCGCATACCCGGGAACTGGCACACGCCCGTCAGCAAGTTGAACAGGTTCGTGGCATCCTCACCAAAATCCGGCTGGCATGTCAGCAAGCCGATGTCCGTGTAGAAACGTGATGTGCTCGCATTGTAGTTGCCCGTGGAGAGATGCACATAACGGCGGATGCCATCATCATCATTCCGTACCACGAGGCACGTCTTGCAATGGATCTTGTAACCCACGAGACCATACACCACATGCACACCCGCCTCTTCCAGTCGGCGTGACCACTCGATGTTGTTCGCCTCGTCAAAGCGCGCTTTGAGTTCCACCACCGCCGTCACCTGCTTGCCATTGCGCACCGCATCCATGAGCGGTCCGACAACGCGACGATCACCACCCGTGCGATACAGCGTCATCTTGATGGCCAGCACCTTCGGGTCTTGCGCCGCTTGCTGCAGGAAATCGACTGTGGAATCAAAGCTCTCGTACGGATGATGCAAAAGGATGTCGCGCTCGCGGATGGCTTCGAAGATGTCTTCCTTGCCCTTCAACTGCGGCGAGATGGGCGCCACGAACGGCACATCACGGAACTCGGGTGAGTGATCCCCTTCATAGATTGCCATCAGTCGCGTCGGATTCAACGGACCGTCAATCACATATACATCATTCTCTTCGATATCGACCACATCCATCAGGAAACGGCGGATTTCCAGCGGACAATCCTTCTCCACTTCCAGACGCACCGCCGCGCCTTTACGACGATTATGCAACTCATTCTCCACCGCTTTCAGCAAGTTGGAGGAATCTTCCTCATCGATGTACAGCTCACTATTACGCGTCACGCGGAAGAGCCAATGACCCAGGACATTATTTCCTGGGAACAGATCGCGCAGGTAATGACAGATGAGCTTGCCGAGGAAAACAAAATCCTGGCGCGAATCTTTACGAGGCAGACGGACGAGACGCGGCAAGATGCGCGGCACTTGCACAATGGCCATGCGCGTGCGGCGGTCACCGTTTTTCGTCTCCTCCAGTTGCACCATGATGTTCAACGATTTGTTGAGCAACTGCGGGAAAGGATGCGCCGGATCTAATCCTAACGGCGTCAGCACCGGACGGACCTTGCTGTGATAGTAGTCTTCAATCCAGGCCGCATCCGTCTTATCGAGCTTCTTGATCTCGACGAACTGGATTTTGGCATCTTTGGCCAATGCAGGAAGCAACTGTTTGCGCCAGCATGTATACTGTTCATCCACCATCTTGCGCACACGCTTGGCGATTTCACGGAAGGTTTCAGAGGCAGTGCGGCCATCGATGCTGCGGGTGACCACGCTGGACTCGATCTGCTGTTTCACGCCCGCAACGCGTACCTCGAAGAACTCATCGAGATTGGAGCTCGTGATGCAGAAGAATTTGACGCGCTCCAGCAACGGGTTGGCCGGATTCAACGCCTCCTCAAGGACGCGTTGGTTGAATTCCAGCCAGCTCAGTTCCCGGTTGATAAAATGTGATGGTCCGTATTTCCCGCTCATAGCCAATAGGTTGTGGCA
This window harbors:
- a CDS encoding methylated-DNA--[protein]-cysteine S-methyltransferase, whose product is MTFPHHIITPLGNFCALYSAHGLASLDFPNQSYTLPELFGEPTESDLKKWQAQTETALNEMLSGKAPKQLPPLDISTGTEFQRTLWQQLLAIPLGRTRTYGELAAILGKPSASRAIGMACGTNPIPVIIPCHRVVAANGRMGGFGGGPEWKRRLLQIESILLA
- the ppk1 gene encoding polyphosphate kinase 1, producing MSGKYGPSHFINRELSWLEFNQRVLEEALNPANPLLERVKFFCITSSNLDEFFEVRVAGVKQQIESSVVTRSIDGRTASETFREIAKRVRKMVDEQYTCWRKQLLPALAKDAKIQFVEIKKLDKTDAAWIEDYYHSKVRPVLTPLGLDPAHPFPQLLNKSLNIMVQLEETKNGDRRTRMAIVQVPRILPRLVRLPRKDSRQDFVFLGKLICHYLRDLFPGNNVLGHWLFRVTRNSELYIDEEDSSNLLKAVENELHNRRKGAAVRLEVEKDCPLEIRRFLMDVVDIEENDVYVIDGPLNPTRLMAIYEGDHSPEFRDVPFVAPISPQLKGKEDIFEAIRERDILLHHPYESFDSTVDFLQQAAQDPKVLAIKMTLYRTGGDRRVVGPLMDAVRNGKQVTAVVELKARFDEANNIEWSRRLEEAGVHVVYGLVGYKIHCKTCLVVRNDDDGIRRYVHLSTGNYNASTSRFYTDIGLLTCQPDFGEDATNLFNLLTGVCQFPGMRKFLTAPFELHDTIMRLIQREAENARKGLPARIIAKMNSLVDPEVIETMYDASQAGVQIDLIVRGICCLRPQMKGVSENIRVRSIVDRFLEHSRIFYFENACQPEVFVGSADWMPRNFFSRIEVVFPIEDGRLRGRIMDEMLALPLADNVKARQLQSNGVYVVPPLAKREAPHRSQMEFIDLSKGKINQSRKPVRTASKYPQVKVKPSPHKKKA